Proteins encoded together in one Penicillium digitatum chromosome 1, complete sequence window:
- a CDS encoding Galactose oxidase/kelch, beta-propeller, with protein MKHRKVKVFLLALLALVSTSTAIPYTPSSIFLSSQHNDSLAYILRPSSTGQTEFVSLNLSSSIDVENLSFQTLLKSTPFYSSDQNASFVAAINEQGLITVYSGNCHCASDNPVLWQFHPNSKSSIGNGTWDRLPVITSDATTAANYLAAGFTYSASKQEDESSMYAFGGMCPFANSTDETWVSAANYSQSTVVLGPSPYYNTKFTAATVGKRAPPIAEAGMAVVPLQPAYAADSMGKEQEFLFIGGHTSQAFLNMSQLAIFSLPQQSWSFVSVISNSTSKTQLTIPDTVSIEPRSGHTAALSEDGNKVFVFGGWVGDMTVPAEPQFAVLELAEGFDGATEWIWTALSFEGSGIAKGAGIFGHGAAMLPGGVMMISGGYNIPKPSSKRASATAQSNARVYLYNTTASSWVTSYRHPAASSSNASSSSRKLSSSQKAGLGVGLGVGCPAVMAIILWGWNYHRKRRVKVKRDSQLRELALGAERAHFWGRDCPTQASSIRFSGMSEIRDAPIYPWSANRSQITRPNWTDQGEGPAERTGLLMDPTSPVKQSRPPVMPPVNNRPFSNRNSEYRRSDATGDIHPIDEREEDEATFRENLLPTIADESGPTVKTTESEDAFSNTPYATPRSTIFGVGLGPFYSRRKEIGSVDVESPTKSERTGTNLSDHSAFSFASSQPVGKVNQARGILVDRALSWSSGRESLEYFAAASTHSDPEGVAPSENSVSADSYSTAQTNMANRQAENESLLLDALDPTPPSSPSKLPRESKPTASDWAMNSMHRALIMTHRSPDSQLYSDTSSAGTMHHASGIDHRNMLVGSPQHTVPGPSTSRRVVSASAELFYRKQGAKDWNAHQRVSDDVFNTARSTGDDRFTGVAEYVGNEADFSDDEEDDWDLEVAAEGRRVQTTFTVPREKLRVVNAAAGDFESMSERSINLGTGNRRVST; from the coding sequence ATGAAGCACCGAAAGGTAAAGGTCTTCCtgcttgcgcttcttgcgcTAGTTAGTACCTCCACTGCAATCCCATACACCCCGTCCTctatctttctttcttcccagCACAATGACTCCCTCGCATACATTCTCCGACCTAGCTCCACTGGTCAAACCGAGTTCGTCTCCCTCAACCTGTCCAGCAGTATCGATGTCGAGAATCTATCATTTCAAACCCTGTTGAAGAGCACGCCGTTTTACAGTTCGGATCAGAACGCGAGCTTTGTCGCCGCCATCAATGAGCAAGGGCTCATCACAGTCTACTCGGGCAACTGCCACTGTGCATCTGATAACCCGGTGCTATGGCAATTCCACCCAAACAGCAAAAGTTCAATCGGCAATGGGACCTGGGATAGGCTGCCAGTCATTACCAGCGATGCAACAACCGCAGCGAACTACCTGGCGGCGGGATTCACGTATTCGGCATCCAAACAAGAAGATGAGAGCTCCATGTACGCTTTTGGTGGGATGTGTCCATTCGCGAACAGCACGGATGAAACATGGGTCTCGGCGGCCAACTACTCCCAATCAACGGTCGTGCTCGGACCGAGTCCCTACTACAATACCAAGTTCACCGCTGCCACTGTTGGCAAGCGCGCGCCCCCTATCGCTGAAGCTGGAATGGCCGTCGTGCCGCTCCAGCCTGCCTATGCTGCCGATTCGATGGGGAAAGAACAGGAATTTTTGTTTATTGGTGGACACACTAGCCAGGCATTCCTAAACATGTCGCAACTGGCCATTTTCTCGCTGCCGCAGCAAAGTTGGAGCTTTGTTTCTGTAATCTCGAATTCGACATCAAAGACTCAGCTGACGATCCCGGACACGGTTTCTATTGAGCCTCGCTCCGGTCACACTGCAGCTCTGTCGGAGGATGGCAATAAGGTGTTTGTGTTTGGAGGGTGGGTGGGCGATATGACTGTCCCCGCGGAGCCGCAGTTTGCAGTTCTAGAGCTGGCAGAAGGGTTTGACGGAGCCACCGAATGGATTTGGACAGCACTCTCGTTTGAAGGATCAGGGATCGCCAAGGGTGCTGGCATCTTCGGACATGGGGCGGCAATGCTCCCTGGGGGTGTGATGATGATTTCGGGGGGCTACAACATCCCGAAACCATCCTCGAAACGGGCCTCAGCGACTGCACAGTCCAACGCGCGGGTCTATCTCTACAATACGACTGCTAGCAGTTGGGTCACTTCTTACCGCCATCCCGCAGCAAGTTCGTCGAACGCTTCCTCCAGTTCCCGTAAGCTTTCATCATCCCAAAAGGCCGGCTTAGGGGTTGGACTGGGCGTTGGATGTCCCGCTGTCATGGCCATCATTTTGTGGGGATGGAACTACCACCGAAAGCGCCGCGTCAAGGTCAAGCGAGACTCGCAGCTACGGGAACTTGCTTTGGGAGCGGAACGTGCTCACTTCTGGGGTCGAGACTGTCCAACCCAAGCAAGCAGTATTCGGTTTTCTGGAATGAGCGAAATAAGAGATGCCCCCATATATCCTTGGTCGGCAAATCGCAGCCAGATAACAAGGCCTAACTGGACAGACCAAGGCGAAGGCCCGGCGGAGAGGACTGGGCTGCTGATGGACCCTACTAGTCCAGTCAAGCAAAGCCGTCCCCCTGTGATGCCTCCGGTGAACAATAGGCCATTCTCTAATCGAAACAGTGAATACCGGCGCAGTGATGCTACTGGTGATATCCACCCTATCGATGAAcgcgaagaagatgaagcgaCCTTCCGAGAAAATCTCTTGCCAACCATCGCAGATGAATCAGGACCTACGGTCAAGACTACAGAGTCCGAAGACGCTTTTTCAAATACCCCTTATGCGACTCCTCGGAGCACCATCTTCGGCGTTGGCCTAGGTCCTTTCTACAGCCGGCGAAAGGAAATTGGATCCGTGGATGTCGAGTCTCCGACAAAAAGTGAACGCACAGGCACCAACCTGTCAGACCATTCAGCGTTTTCCTTTGCGTCCTCTCAGCCCGTGGGCAAGGTCAACCAAGCACGAGGTATCCTCGTTGATCGAGCGCTGAGCTGGAGCAGCGGACGCGAGTCACTAGAGTACTTCGCCGCAGCCTCAACACACAGCGACCCAGAGGGCGTAGCCCCCTCCGAGAATTCCGTGTCAGCGGATTCATATTCTACAGCCCAGACAAACATGGCCAACCGCCAGGCAGAGAACGAGTCCCTCCTCCTCGACGCCCTTGACCCCACCCCGCCCTCATCCCCTTCGAAACTGCCCCGAGAATCGAAACCCACTGCCTCGGACTGGGCAATGAATAGCATGCACCGAGCCCTAATAATGACCCACCGCAGCCCCGACAGCCAGCTCTACTCTGATACCAGTAGCGCTGGCACAATGCACCATGCCTCCGGCATTGACCACCGCAATATGCTCGTTGGATCCCCCCAACATACAGTCCCGGGCCCCAGCACATCGCGTCGGGTAGTTAGCGCTTCAGCAGAGTTGTTCTACCGCAAGCAGGGTGCCAAAGACTGGAACGCGCACCAGCGAGTCTCAGACGATGTGTTCAACACTGCCCGGTCTACAGGCGATGATCGTTTCACCGGTGTGGCGGAATACGTAGGTAACGAAGCGGATTTCAgcgatgacgaggaagatgattggGACCTGGAGGTTGCTGCCGAGGGTCGACGAGTCCAGACAACTTTTACTGTTCCGCGAGAGAAACTCCGTGTCGTTAATGCTGCTGCTGGCGATTTTGAAAGTATGTCCGAGCGCTCTATTAATCTGGGCACTGGGAACCGGAGGGTCAGTACCTAG
- a CDS encoding Uncharacterized conserved protein UCP014753, protein MSIHANGRTPSQAFSKSLFLTRSDLQEACRAIIDPLVPLFTPGGTRIKVGTSTTRFDEGGAQIEGYARPLWGLASLLSGGYEYTEAERWRQGIINGTDPEHPEFWGHIEDMDQRMVEMCPIGFALAVAPHVFWDPLTEKQRGNVGSWLASINAREMPNTNWLWFRVFANLGLQKNGAAYSLSRIEADMDHLDTFHVGGGWSNDGPNSHHQMDYYSSSFAIQFLQLLYSKLAGDFDSERAERYRQRAREFAQDFVHYFNPNGSAIPFGRSMTYRFAMVGFWGALGFADVELPEPLTWGVVRGIILRHFRWWSMQHDMFNNDGTLSLGYSYANMYLTENYNSPGSPYWCCLSFTPLALPDTHPFWSAEEESYPSFSLPEVVALQYPKHIAIRRGGHSFLLSSGQACHYPLKATQAKYGKFAYSSTFGYSVPTGGYRLEQHAPDSMLALSDDGGDIWQTRRLALDTHFEEPELNGQPILVSGWKPWPDVDIETILIPPTEETENWHLRAHHVRTGRALQTSEGAFAIYGCRSDNGRTLGPMTGDDSEGTMHDSRSGLVVSSAGAVGIAEIHSAIERAGHIILADPNSNIIHGRTLLPSLLVDLAAGQDCWFVSAVYAVPDHQRDWKAAWKKKPIIPEWLQKRMESTDRS, encoded by the exons ATGTCCATCCACGCTAACGGCCGAACCCCCTCCCAGGCCTTTAGCAAATCCCTTTTCCTCACTAGATCCGACCTACAAGAGGCATGCCGCGCTATTATCGACCCGCTAGTACCTCTATTTACACCAGGTGGCACACGCATCAAAGTAGGCACGTCGACGACACGATTCGACGAAGGCGGCGCCCAGATTGAGGGATACGCCCGCCCGCTATGGGGCCTAGCCTCGCTGCTGAGCGGCGGATATGAATACACCGAGGCCGAGCGCTGGCGCCAGGGAATCATCAACGGGACTGATCCGGAACACCCGGAGTTCTGGGGCCATATCGAGGATATGGATCAGCGCATGGTGGAGATGTGCCCGATTGGGTTTGCGCTTGCTGTTGCGCCTCATGTCTTTTGGGATCCATTGACGGAGAAGCAGAGGGGAAATGTTGGTAGTTGGTTGGCGAGCATTAATGCGCGCGAGATGCCGAATACGAATTG GCTGTGGTTCCGCGTCTTTGCAAACTTAGGCCTCCAAAAAAATGGCGCTGCGTACTCTTTGTCTCGTATCGAGGCAGATATGGACCATTTGGATACCTTCCATGTTGGCGGAGGATGGAGTAATGATGGACCAAATAGTCATCATCAGATGGATTACTACTCGAGCTCGTTCGCTATTCAGTTCTTGCAGCTTCTCTATTCGAAGCTGGCGGGTGACTTTGATTCTGAGCGTGCTGAGCGCTATCGTCAGCGGGCACGGGAGTTTGCTCAAGACTTTGTGCACTACTTCAATCCTAATG GCAGTGCTATTCCATTCGGACGCTCTATGACCTATCGATTTGCCATGGTTGGATTCTGGGGTGCATTAGGCTTCGCAGATGTCGAACTACCGGAACCACTGACTTGGGGCGTGGTGAGGGGAATTATCCTTCGCCATTTCCGGTGGTGGTCTATGCAGCATGACATGTTCAATAATGATGGCACCTTGAGTCTCGGCTACTCGTACGCTAACATGTACCTAACGGAGAATTACAATTCCCCCGGGTCACCGTACTGGTGCTGTCTCTCATTCACCCCACTGGCACTACCGGACACACATCCCTTCTGGTCCGCGGAAGAGGAGTCTTACCCGAGTTTCTCTTTGCCCGAAGTGGTAGCCCTCCAATATCCCAAACACATTGCCATCCGTCGTGGGGGACACTCGTTCCTGTTGTCATCCGGCCAAGCATGCCACTACCCACTCAAAGCGACACAAGCCAAGTATGGCAAGTTCGCATACAGTTCTACTTTTGGATACTCGGTTCCGACGGGTGGCTACCGGCTTGAGCAGCACGCCCCAGACAGCATGCTTGCGTTGTCAGACGACGGCGGCGACATCTGGCAGACTAGACGGCTGGCGCTCGATACGCATTTCGAGGAACCCGAGCTCAATGGTCAGCCTATTCTTGTCTCTGGCTGGAAACCGTGGCCAGATGTTGATATAGAGACCATTCTCATTCCGCCGACAGAGGAAACTGAAAATTGGCATCTGCGCGCTCACCATGTGCGCACCGGTCGCGCTTTGCAGACTTCCGAAGGTGCCTTTGCTATTTACGGATGTCGCAGTGATAATGGTCGTACCTTGGGGCCTATGACTGGGGATGATTCTGAGGGGACAATGCATGACAGTCGGAGTGGGCTTGTCGTTTCATCGGCTGGGGCTGTTGGCATTGCCGAGATTCATTCGGCTATTGAACGGGCTGGTCATATCATCTTGGCTGATCCAAACTCTAATATCATTCATGGACGCACGCTTTTGCCCTCGCTTTTGGTGGATTTAGCAGCTGGTCAGGATTGCTGGTTCGTGTCGGCTGTGTATGCTGTTCCAGACCATCAAAGGGATTGGAAGGCGGCTTGGAAGAAGAAACCAATTATTCCAGAGTGGCTACAGAAGAGGATGGAGAGCACAGATCGGAGTTGA
- a CDS encoding MFS quinate transporter, putative, whose amino-acid sequence MSWLLKKIVHNEAMKEDPKEIYGWRVLMLAGSACFGGMLFGMDSGTIGGVLTMPGFKKTYGLEDLSKVAAANLSANIVSTLQAGCFFGALVASPIAEKWGRRLSLMGTAVVAALGIVLQTAASGHIEAMYIGRLITGFGVGAASMINPLYIAENAPRAVRGGLTGLYQLFITMGIMLAFWINYGSLLDIEGPAMYVVPLAMQGLPAVLLVFGMLMCNESPRWLAEQDRWEEARATLSTVRNLPSDHPYVEEEFAAIATQLEQERALVAGSGFWDLMKEMWLIPGNRQRAIISIVLMICQQMTGTNAINYYAPQIFENLGVTGNATNLFATGVYGIVKMISCGVFLIFVADSLGRRRSLLWTSIAQGLTMMYIGLYVRIAPPVEGAPVIPAGYVALVCIFLFAAFFQFGWGPVCWIYVSEIPTARLRSLNVSLGAATQWLFNFVVARAVPNMLATVGDNGYGTYLIFSCFCFSMCVFVWFFLPETKGLSLEKMDELFGVSQLLEHKHAGEERTSIGDGVDKSSEVHVE is encoded by the exons ATGTCATGGCTTCTAAAGAAGATCGTTCATAATGAGGCAATGAAGGAGGATCCTAAGGAGATCTATGGGTGGAGGGTCTTAATGCTTGCCGGCTCG GCATGTTTCGGCGGAATGCTTTTTGGAATGGACTCCGGTACCATCGGCGGAGTATTAACTATGCCAGGATTCAAGAA GACATACGGCCTGGAGGATCTTTCCAAAGTCGCGGCAGCAAATCTTTCGGCCAATATCGTCTCCACGCTCCAAGCAGGATGTTTCTTTGGAGCTCTAGTTGCCTCTCCGATAGCAGAAAAATGGGGTAGACGGCTTTCCCTAATGGGCACAGCGGTGGTAGCTGCACTCGGAATTGTCTTACAAACTGCAGCCAGCGGACACATCGAAGCCATGTATATCGGACG ACTGATAACTGGCTTCGGGGTCGGCGCCGCATCCATGATCAACCCACTCTACATCGCTGAGAACGCGCCGCGCGCAGTCCGCGGTGGTCTCACAGGCCTATACCAGCTCTTCATTACAATGGGCATCATGCTCGCATTCTGGATCAACTATGGCTCGCTGCTCGACATCGAGGGCCCCGCAATGTACGTTGTTCCACTGGCAATGCAAGGTCTCCCCGCAGTGCTCCTGGTCTTTGGTATGTTGATGTGCAACGAATCCCCCCGCTGGTTGGCCGAACAAGACCGGTGGGAAGAAGCCCGCGCGACTCTCTCCACAGTGCGTAATCTGCCCTCTGATCACCCATACGTAGAAGAGGAGTTCGCGGCCATTGCCACGCAGTTGGAACAGGAGCGCGCACTTGTCGCTGGGTCCGGCTTTTGGGACTTGATGAAAGAGATGTGGCTTATTCCGGGTAATCGCCAACGCGCGATTATCTCGATCGTCTTGATGATTTGCCAGCAGATGACTGGAACCAATGCGATCAACTACTATGCGCCCCAAATCT TTGAAAAC CTCGGCGTAACTGGCAATGCAACCAACCTCTTCGCAACTGGCGTCTACGGCATCGTTAAGATGATCAGCTGTGGCGTGTTCTTAATCTTTGTAGCGGACTCGCTCGGCCGACGCCGCTCCCTCCTGTGGACCTCGATCGCGCAGGGCTTGACAATGATGTACATCGGACTGTATGTGCGCATTGCGCCACCAGTGGAGGGCGCGCCCGTCATTCCGGCCGGGTATGTTGCGCTCGTGTGCATTTTCCTCTTTGCGGCATTTTTCCAATTTGGATGGGGACCCGTCTGCTGGATTTACGTCTCCGAGATCCCCACTGCCAGGTTGCGCTCACTGAATGTTTCTTTGGGAGCTGCTACGCAGTGGCTGTTTAATTTTGTTGTGGCCAGGGCTGTGCCAAATATGTTGGCTACGGTTGGTGATAATGGCTATGG AACGTATCTTATCTTCTCgtgcttctgcttctccatGTGTGTGTTTGTGTGGTTCTTTCTTCCGGAAACCAAGG GATTGTCCCTCGAGAAAATGGATGAGCTCTTTGGAGTTTCGCAGCTGCTTGAGCATAAGCATGCTGGCGAGGAGCGAACCTCTATTGGCGATGGAGTGGATAAGTCGTCCGAGGTGCATGTTGAGTGA
- a CDS encoding Chorismate synthase → MSTWGQYFRVTTYGESHCRSVGCIVDGCPPGLELTEADIQPQMTRRRPGQSALTTPRDEKDRVEIQSGTEFGVTLGTPIAMVVRNEDQRPKDYGGSTMDLYPRPSHADFTYLEKYGVKASSGGGRSSARETIGRVAAGAIAEKFLSLAHNIEIVAFVSSVGNEHLFPPTPEHPSPSTNPEFLKLIETIDRKTVDSFAPIRCPETAAAERMTKVIEKFRDNKDSIGGTVTCVIRNVPVGLGEPCFDKLEAKLGHAMLSIPATKGFEIGSGFGGCEVPGSIHNDPFIVDQTAGSPRLTTKTNNSGGIQGGISNGASIYFRVAFKPAATIGQAQTTTTYNGEEGILEAKGRHDPCVTPRAVPIVEAMSSLVVMDALMAQYAREGAKNLLPRKPQTIPTNPATAPKSAASS, encoded by the exons ATGTCGACGTGGGGTCAATATTTCCGTGTCACCAC CTATGGCGAGTCCCACTGTCGCTCCGTCGGCTGCATCGTCGACGGATGTCCTCCGGGTCTAGAGCTTACTGAAGCCGACATTCAACCCCAAATGACCCGGCGTCGTCCCGGCCAAAGCGCCCTCACTACCCCGCGGGACGAAAAGGACCGAGTCGAGATCCAGTCAGGCACAGAGTTCGGTGTCACTCTGGGCACACCAATTGCTATGGTTGTCCGCAATGAGGATCAGCGTCCCAAAGACTACGGCGGCAGTACAATGGACCTGTATCCCCGCCCTAGCCATGCTGACTTCACCTACCTTGAGAAGTACGGCGTAAAGGCCAGCAGTGGCGGTGGCCGCAGCAGCGCCCGTGAGACCATTG GCCGTGTCGCCGCTGGTGCCATCGCCGAGAAGTTCCTCAGCCTGGCGCATAACATTGAAATCGTCGCCTTCGTTTCCTCTGTCGGCAACGAGCACCTCTTCCCCCCGACCCCCGAAcacccctccccctccacgaaCCCAGAGTTCCTTAAGCTTATTGAGACGATCGACCGCAAAACCGTCGACTCCTTTGCGCCCATCCGATGCCCGGAAACCGCCGCCGCTGAGCGCATGACCAAAGTCATCGAGAAGTTCCGTGACAATAAAGACAGCATCGGTGGAACCGTAACATGCGTGATCCGCAACGTGCCAGTTGGATTGGGTGAGCCCTGCTTCGATAAGCTTGAAGCCAAACTCGGCCACGCGATGCTCAGCATCCCCGCAACCAAGGGCTTCGAGATCGGCTCCGGTTTCGGAGGCTGCGAGGTCCCCGGCTCAATTCACAACGATCCCTTCATCGTCGACCAGACTGCAGGCAGCCCCCGCCTCACTACCAAGACTAACAACTCTGGCGGTATCCAGGGTGGTATCTCCAATGGCGCGTCCATCTACTTCCGCGTCGCGTTCAAGCCTGCTGCTACTATCGGCCAAGCGCAGACCACTACTACTTACAACGGTGAGGAGGGTATTTTGGAGGCTAAGGGTCGTCATGACCCTTGTGTTACCCCCCGTGCTGTACCTATCGTTGAGGCTATGTCATCGCTGGTTGTCATGGATGCTCTCATGGCTCAATATGCCCGCGAGGGCGCCAAGAACTTGCTTCCCCGGAAGCCTCAGACTATTCCGACGAACCCTGCTACCGCGCCCAAGAGTGCTGCATCGTCGTAA
- a CDS encoding Conidiation-specific protein (Con-10), putative: MVDNPNPGNFHNRPHEEVENIARKGGQSSHHGGFASMDPNKQREIASKGGHASRGKFEPGSPRAKEAGRKGGRSAHQPEE; encoded by the exons ATGGTCGACAACCCAAACCCCGGTAACTTCCACAACCGACCTCACGAAGAGGTCGAGAACATTGCTCGAAAGGGTGGACAATCTAGCCACCACGGTGGATTCGCTTCGATGGATCCCAACAAGCAG AGGGAGATTGCCTCGAAAGGCGGTCACGCTTCCCGTGGAAAATTCGAGCCAGGAAGCCCGAGAGCCAAGGAAGCCGGTCGGAAAGGAGGTCGATCCGCCCACCAGCCCGAGGAATAA
- a CDS encoding Lipoyltransferase and lipoate-protein ligase, putative, translated as MRSMTSSTLAPMLALRGCSSSLAIWTNPLKHRWVRHNSSYPADQFAELASRPSSLHQIYQSLSTDPYVNLSIEHFLLENAPAESSILFLYANRPCVVIGRNQNPWLETDLRALHNDRRNGTTGEDENAVFVRRRSGGGAVFHDEGNLNYSVICPRTSFTRDKHAEMVVRALHEVGATNTSVNERHDIVMARAEGLQNDPNEPPTRKVSGSAFKLTRHRALHHGTCLLDSPNIHDLGRYLRSSARPYIQAKGVESVRSPVGNVSAALADSFFSMQGVAQSVIEQFARLYEVHPDAVLRAQRAHANEPEVFAGDSWVAGTVGEVQGEQVPAIGKGIAELRSLEWKYTQTPRFTFSTYPIEEDPRERPPLPSSLPSSTRAFLRLQHGAIVESHISVSPDESTASDQANHVHSALNGQKLHEITLARWIEILKQGLGKTEGVDDVLVKELARFLGGLLGG; from the coding sequence ATGCGATCAATGACTTCGTCCACCCTTGCTCCAATGCTCGCCCTTCGAGGATGTTCCTCGTCTTTGGCTATTTGGACCAATCCACTGAAGCATCGCTGGGTCCGCCATAATTCATCGTATCCCGCTGACCAATTCGCCGAGCTCGCCAGCCGTCCCTCCTCTTTACACCAGATTTACCAATCGCTATCAACAGATCCCTATGTGAACCTTTCGATCGAGCACTTCCTACTAGAAAATGCCCCGGCAGAATCCAGCATTTTGTTCCTTTATGCCAATCGACCATGTGTGGTCATTGGTCGCAACCAGAACCCTTGGCTTGAAACAGATCTCCGTGCACTTCATAATGACCGCAGGAACGGCACGACGGGAGAAGACGAAAATGCAGTATTTGTGCGTCGGCGATCAGGTGGCGGGGCTGTCTTCCACGATGAAGGCAATCTGAACTACAGCGTCATATGCCCGCGTACCTCGTTTACACGCGACAAGCATGCCGAGATGGTAGTGCGCGCACTTCATGAGGTCGGAGCTACCAACACTAGTGTAAATGAGCGGCATGATATTGTTATGGCCCGAGCAGAGGGACTGCAAAATGACCCCAACGAGCCTCCCACACGCAAAGTCTCTGGCTCTGCGTTTAAGCTCACTCGACACCGAGCTCTCCATCACGGCACTTGCTTGCTCGATTCCCCGAATATTCATGATCTTGGCCGGTACCTGCGATCATCCGCCCGCCCGTACATCCAAGCCAAGGGCGTTGAAAGCGTTCGTTCACCGGTCGGGAATGTTTCGGCTGCGTTAGCCGACTCGTTCTTTTCCATGCAGGGCGTGGCTCAAAGTGTAATCGAGCAGTTTGCTCGGCTCTACGAGGTACATCCCGATGCTGTTCTAAGGGCCCAGCGTGCTCATGCCAATGAGCCTGAAGTATTTGCTGGAGATTCTTGGGTGGCTGGTACAGTGGGAGAAGTGCAGGGCGAGCAGGTGCCCGCCATTGGGAAAGGGATTGCCGAGTTGCGCTCGTTGGAGTGGAAGTACACTCAAACACCACGGTTCACTTTCTCGACGTACCCCATTGAGGAAGACCCTCGTGAACGGCCGCCACTGCCATCCTCGCTCCCGTCAAGTACTCGTGCATTCCTCCGCCTGCAGCATGGCGCTATCGTCGAAAGCCACATCTCTGTCTCACCCGATGAGTCCACCGCATCCGACCAAGCTAATCACGTCCATTCAGCACTGAATGGACAGAAGCTGCACGAGATTACCTTGGCCCGGTGGATCGAGATCTTAAAACAGGGCCTTGGTAAGACTGAAGGAGTTGATGATGTTCTTGTGAAAGAGCTGGCCCGATTCTTGGGCGGCCTTCTGGGGGGTTAA
- a CDS encoding hemerythrin/HHE cation-binding motif, protein MAPRIIDTIKKNHREIESYYGKLITSQNEDEQTRFQNLFTWELARHSIGEELIVYPLFEKLLSEGVAMANKDRDQHLKVKKQLKAFQKMTPSDAQFVPTVRELMENLTEHIKEEENDDLPKLEQALTQEDSEEYSKSFGRTKMFVPSRAHPSAPDKPPYETVVGLLTAPIDHLADLFHTLECWALGLVGTDLLSTPRYLLPSVDFCLSLSRSQPQVACVVGKIASAELSWELIIQVRPH, encoded by the exons ATGGCACCCCGCATCATCGACACAATCAAAAAGAACCACCGGGAGATTGAATCATATTATGGCAAACTAATTACCTCCCAGAATGAGGATGAACAGACTCGCTTCCAGAATCTGTTTACCTGGGAGTTAGCTCGACACTCCATTGGAGAAGAGCTGATTGTTTATCCTCTCTTTGAGAAACTACTCTCCGAGGGCGTGGCAATGGCCAATAAAGACCGTGATCAACACTTGAAG GTTAAAAAACAACTGAAGGCGTTCCAAAAAATGACACCGTCAGATGCGCAGTTTGTTCCTACTGTCAGGGAGCTGATGGAGAATCTTACCGAACATATCAAAGAGGAGGAGAATGACGATCTACCTAAACTGGAGCAAGCCTTGACTCAAGAGGATAGTGAGGAGTATTCTAAGAGCTTCGGTCGAACGAAGATGTTCGTCCCTTCGCGTGCTCACCCTAGTGCACCAGACAAGCCCCCGTACGAGACAGTTGTGGGGCTTCTGACGGCCCCCATCGATCATCTCGCTGACCTCTTCC ACACCTTGGAATGTTGGGCTTTGGGTCTGGTTGGAACCGATTTACTTTCAACACCGCGGTACCTTTTGCCTTCGGTCGACTTCTGTTTGAGTCTATCTAGAAGTCAGCCTCAAGTTGCATGCGTGGTTGGAAAGAT TGCCTCTGCCGAGCTATCATGGGAACTTATCATTCAAGTCAGGCCCCATTAA